A region of Streptomyces sp. TG1A-60 DNA encodes the following proteins:
- a CDS encoding TetR/AcrR family transcriptional regulator has product MTHKTAPDSARRSEKSRRAIYDAALTLVGEAGYQRTTIEGIAARAGVGKQTIYRWWSSKGEVLLEAFLDLQEQAAEQAAGPGRETVEYGIPDTGDLAADLKNVLRATVDELLDPKFEVPSRALAAAGVVDERLTKDFVAKLLEPQLQLYVQRLKAAQDAGEVRPDIDPRIALELFVAPLAQRWLQRTAPISYDYTDTLVDYALHGLAPR; this is encoded by the coding sequence ATGACCCACAAGACCGCCCCCGATTCCGCCCGCCGCAGTGAGAAGTCCCGCCGCGCCATCTACGACGCCGCCCTCACCCTCGTCGGCGAGGCCGGCTACCAGAGGACGACCATCGAGGGCATCGCCGCCCGCGCCGGCGTCGGCAAGCAGACGATCTACCGGTGGTGGTCCTCGAAGGGGGAGGTGCTGCTGGAGGCCTTCCTCGACCTGCAGGAACAGGCGGCGGAGCAGGCCGCGGGGCCGGGGCGGGAGACCGTGGAGTACGGCATCCCGGACACCGGCGATCTCGCGGCCGACCTCAAGAACGTCCTGCGGGCCACCGTCGACGAACTCCTCGATCCGAAGTTCGAGGTCCCCTCCCGTGCCCTCGCCGCCGCCGGGGTGGTCGACGAGAGGCTCACGAAGGACTTCGTCGCCAAGCTTCTCGAACCGCAACTCCAACTCTACGTCCAGCGGTTGAAGGCCGCCCAGGACGCGGGGGAGGTGCGGCCGGACATCGATCCGCGCATCGCCCTCGAACTCTTCGTCGCACCGCTCGCCCAGCGCTGGCTCCAGCGGACGGCACCCATCTCGTACGACTACACGGACACCCTGGTGGACTACGCCCTCCACGGCCTCGCGCCCCGTTGA
- a CDS encoding small ribosomal subunit Rsm22 family protein codes for MNAPASSSADILRAALAGLLDGLPPKSATRAVERLIANYRGRTPTDAPVLRDRSDVVAYAAYRMPATFEAVCSALEAFAAAVPGWAPGSHVDVGGGTGAATWAVSATWEGGRPVTVLDWAEPALALGREIAAANPELQAAAWQRSRIGSALTIESADLVTISYVLGELTDADRTAVVDAATAAAQAVVIIEPGTPDGYARVIEARARLVAAGFHVAAPCPHSAACPIVPGEDWCHFSARVSRSSLHRQVKGGSLAYEDEKFSYVAATRFLPDPAPSRVVRKPQIRKGQVLLDLCAAEPALTRTTVTKRHGLRYKAARDAEWGDAWPSAGDADAL; via the coding sequence GTGAACGCCCCTGCCTCCTCCTCGGCCGACATCCTCCGCGCCGCCCTCGCCGGCCTCCTCGACGGGCTTCCGCCGAAGTCGGCCACGCGGGCGGTGGAGCGGCTCATCGCGAACTACCGGGGGCGGACGCCGACGGACGCGCCGGTGCTGAGGGACCGGTCGGACGTGGTCGCGTACGCGGCGTACCGGATGCCGGCGACGTTCGAGGCGGTGTGCTCGGCGCTGGAGGCGTTCGCGGCGGCCGTGCCCGGGTGGGCGCCCGGCAGTCATGTGGACGTCGGCGGCGGTACCGGCGCGGCGACGTGGGCGGTGAGCGCGACCTGGGAGGGCGGGCGGCCGGTGACGGTGCTCGACTGGGCGGAGCCGGCGCTGGCGCTGGGGCGGGAGATCGCGGCGGCGAACCCGGAGTTGCAGGCCGCCGCGTGGCAGCGCTCTCGTATCGGATCGGCGCTCACCATCGAGAGCGCTGATCTCGTCACGATCTCCTACGTCCTCGGCGAACTGACCGACGCCGACCGCACCGCCGTCGTGGACGCGGCCACGGCCGCCGCCCAGGCCGTCGTGATCATCGAACCCGGCACCCCCGACGGCTACGCCCGCGTCATCGAGGCCCGCGCCCGCCTCGTCGCCGCCGGCTTCCACGTCGCCGCCCCCTGCCCGCACAGCGCCGCCTGCCCCATCGTCCCCGGCGAGGACTGGTGCCACTTCTCCGCCCGCGTCAGCCGTTCCTCCCTGCACCGCCAGGTCAAGGGCGGTTCCCTGGCGTACGAGGACGAGAAGTTCAGCTACGTCGCCGCCACCCGCTTCCTCCCGGACCCGGCCCCCTCCCGCGTCGTCCGCAAGCCCCAGATCCGCAAGGGGCAGGTCCTCCTCGACCTCTGCGCGGCCGAGCCCGCCCTCACCCGGACCACCGTCACCAAGCGCCACGGCCTCCGCTACAAGGCGGCCCGCGACGCAGAGTGGGGCGACGCCTGGCCGTCGGCCGGGGACGCCGACGCGCTCTGA
- a CDS encoding multidrug effflux MFS transporter — protein MPEGHIPGSAPAESNTAAAQYAQPDTAAAQYAQPDTAAEQRPSRQPEQPKPNATALRRTGLLVTLILGGLTATPPLAMDMYLPALPEVTTSLHAPAATVQLTLTACLAGMALGQLLIGPMSDRWGRRRPLLLGLAVYIVATALCALAPTVETLIAFRVVQGLAGSAGIVIARAVVRDLYDGDAMARFFSTLMLVSGVAPVIAPLIGGQVLRVTDWRGVFVVLTVIGVALLAVVWAKLPETLTPADRHGGGIGETLGAMRGLLADRIFMGYVLAGGFAFAALFAYISASPFVIQEIYGASPQTFSLLFGVNSVGLVIVGQVNGRILVGRVSLDKVFAVGLTIVTLSATVLLLMSLGVFGEVGLAPVSAALFVLMSAMGVTLPNTQALALMRVRHAAGSASALLGTSSFLIGAIASPLVGVAGEDTAVPMAVVQLSATLVAATCFVALCRPWTRHTKAEGAES, from the coding sequence ATGCCCGAGGGGCACATACCGGGCTCGGCACCGGCCGAGTCGAACACGGCGGCGGCACAGTACGCGCAGCCGGACACGGCGGCGGCACAGTACGCGCAGCCGGACACGGCGGCGGAACAGCGGCCGTCGCGGCAGCCGGAACAGCCGAAGCCGAACGCCACCGCTCTCCGCCGTACCGGCCTTCTCGTCACCCTCATCCTCGGCGGGCTCACCGCCACGCCGCCCCTGGCGATGGACATGTACCTCCCGGCCCTGCCGGAGGTCACCACCTCCCTGCACGCCCCCGCCGCCACCGTCCAGCTGACCCTCACCGCCTGCCTCGCCGGCATGGCGCTCGGCCAGCTGCTCATCGGCCCGATGAGCGACCGCTGGGGCCGCAGGCGCCCCCTGCTCCTCGGCCTCGCCGTCTACATCGTCGCCACCGCCCTCTGCGCCCTCGCCCCGACCGTCGAGACCCTCATCGCCTTCCGCGTGGTGCAGGGCCTCGCCGGCTCGGCCGGAATCGTGATCGCCCGCGCCGTGGTCCGCGACCTGTACGACGGCGACGCGATGGCCCGCTTCTTCTCCACCCTGATGCTGGTCTCCGGGGTGGCCCCGGTCATCGCGCCGCTCATCGGCGGGCAGGTCCTCCGGGTCACCGACTGGCGGGGCGTCTTCGTCGTCCTGACGGTCATCGGCGTCGCCCTGCTGGCGGTCGTGTGGGCGAAGCTCCCCGAGACGCTCACGCCCGCCGACCGCCACGGCGGCGGCATCGGCGAGACCCTGGGCGCGATGCGCGGCCTGCTCGCCGACCGGATCTTCATGGGCTACGTCCTCGCCGGCGGCTTCGCCTTCGCCGCCCTCTTCGCCTACATCAGCGCCTCCCCGTTCGTGATCCAGGAGATCTACGGCGCCTCCCCGCAGACGTTCAGCCTGCTCTTCGGCGTCAACTCCGTCGGCCTCGTCATCGTCGGCCAGGTCAACGGCAGGATCCTGGTCGGCCGGGTGAGCCTGGACAAGGTGTTCGCGGTCGGCCTCACCATCGTCACCCTGTCGGCGACCGTGCTGCTGCTGATGTCCCTGGGCGTCTTCGGAGAGGTGGGCCTGGCCCCGGTGTCGGCGGCCCTCTTCGTCCTGATGTCCGCGATGGGCGTCACCCTCCCCAACACCCAGGCCCTCGCCCTCATGCGGGTGCGCCACGCGGCGGGTTCCGCGTCGGCCCTGCTGGGTACCTCGTCCTTCCTGATCGGCGCGATAGCGTCCCCCCTGGTGGGCGTCGCGGGCGAGGACACCGCCGTACCCATGGCCGTCGTCCAACTCTCCGCGACACTGGTGGCCGCGACCTGCTTCGTGGCACTGTGCCGTCCTTGGACCAGGCATACGAAGGCGGAGGGAGCGGAGAGCTGA
- the npdG gene encoding NADPH-dependent F420 reductase, translating into MTSTDSAQQPTAKAPAKDPWDLPDVSGLVVGVLGGTGPQGKGLAYRLARAGQKVIIGSRAADRAQAAAEALGHGVEGADNAETARRSDIVIVAVPWDGHGRTLESLREELAGKLVVDCVNPLGFDKKGAYALKPEEGSAAEQAAVLLPDSRVTAAFHHLSAVLLEDPEIEEIDTDVMVLGEVRADVEIVQALAGRIPGMRGIFAGRLRNAHQVEALVANLISVNRRYKAHAGLRLTDV; encoded by the coding sequence ATGACCTCTACTGACAGTGCACAGCAGCCCACCGCGAAGGCCCCGGCAAAGGACCCCTGGGACCTGCCGGACGTGTCGGGACTCGTCGTCGGCGTGCTCGGGGGGACCGGGCCGCAGGGCAAGGGCCTCGCCTACCGTCTCGCCAGGGCCGGCCAGAAGGTGATCATCGGATCGCGGGCCGCGGACCGCGCACAGGCCGCCGCCGAGGCGCTCGGGCACGGGGTCGAGGGCGCCGACAACGCGGAGACGGCGCGCCGCAGCGACATCGTGATCGTCGCCGTGCCGTGGGACGGACACGGCAGGACCCTCGAATCGCTGCGCGAGGAACTGGCCGGCAAGCTCGTCGTCGACTGCGTCAACCCGCTCGGTTTCGACAAGAAGGGCGCCTACGCGCTGAAGCCGGAGGAGGGCAGTGCCGCCGAGCAGGCCGCCGTCCTGCTGCCGGACTCACGGGTCACCGCCGCCTTCCACCACCTCTCCGCCGTACTCCTCGAAGACCCCGAGATCGAGGAGATCGACACGGACGTGATGGTGCTCGGCGAGGTGCGGGCCGATGTCGAGATCGTGCAGGCGCTGGCCGGCCGCATCCCCGGCATGCGCGGCATCTTCGCCGGCCGGCTCCGCAACGCCCACCAGGTCGAGGCCCTGGTCGCCAACCTGATCTCCGTGAACCGCCGCTACAAGGCCCACGCGGGCCTGCGCCTGACCGACGTGTGA
- a CDS encoding biliverdin-producing heme oxygenase, translated as MNASVTSDTAFSTLIRTASHEQHTEAETTTFMGDMLGGELGVEAYTRYTEQLWFVYEALESAAPALAGDPVAGPFIQPELMRLTALERDLEHLRGPGWRSTLTALPATEAYAERVAECARGWPGGYVAHHYTRYLGDLSGGQIIRDRAEKTWGFAKKGDGVRFYVFEEITNPAAFKRGYRELLDRVRADELERQRIVSECKRAFALNTAVFLALGEEFPLSA; from the coding sequence ATGAACGCGTCGGTCACATCGGACACGGCGTTCTCCACGCTCATCCGCACCGCCTCGCACGAGCAGCACACCGAGGCGGAGACCACGACGTTCATGGGCGACATGCTGGGCGGCGAACTCGGCGTCGAGGCGTACACGCGGTACACCGAGCAGCTGTGGTTCGTGTACGAGGCACTGGAGAGCGCGGCGCCGGCGCTGGCCGGCGACCCCGTCGCCGGGCCGTTCATCCAGCCCGAGCTGATGCGGCTGACCGCGCTGGAGCGGGACCTAGAGCATCTGCGCGGCCCCGGCTGGCGCTCGACGCTCACCGCGCTGCCGGCGACCGAGGCGTACGCGGAACGGGTCGCCGAGTGCGCGCGCGGCTGGCCCGGCGGCTATGTGGCCCACCACTACACGCGGTATCTCGGCGACCTCTCCGGCGGCCAGATCATCCGCGACCGGGCCGAGAAGACGTGGGGCTTCGCCAAGAAGGGCGACGGGGTCCGTTTCTACGTCTTCGAGGAGATCACCAACCCGGCCGCGTTCAAGCGGGGTTACCGGGAGCTGCTGGACCGGGTGCGGGCCGACGAGCTGGAGAGGCAGCGGATCGTGAGCGAGTGCAAGCGGGCGTTCGCGCTCAACACCGCGGTCTTTCTCGCTCTGGGGGAGGAGTTTCCGCTGAGTGCGTGA
- a CDS encoding serine hydrolase domain-containing protein, translating to MDQAYEGGGSGELSAPRLRTDTPERAGLDPEELRPLVREVRALTEGDRPRAPAAVVLAGRGPVVAVEEAAGWAVRYEAYDEHTDAGVELPPRSRVPATPDTPFDLASLTKLFTTVAAVQQLERGTLGIDAEVAAYLPDFTAAAAHGLTVRHLLTHTSGLRPELPLHACPSREARLAMLRSEAPTAPPGTAYAYSDLNLLLLQHVLERLTGRGLDALVREGITHPLGMTATGFGPCPAAAATEDQRRPWAKADRGMLRGDAHDENAWSLGGVAGHAGLFSTARDLAVFCRTLLAGGSYGPARILGPDFVELMLTPPGLGFALDQPWFMGELAGRGAAGHTGFTGTSLVLDQATDTFLILLTNAVHPRRRDPVNAARAAAGTRVARAVRGM from the coding sequence TTGGACCAGGCATACGAAGGCGGAGGGAGCGGAGAGCTGAGCGCGCCGAGACTGCGCACGGACACCCCGGAACGGGCCGGGCTCGACCCCGAGGAACTGCGCCCTCTCGTACGAGAGGTGCGCGCGCTGACCGAGGGTGACCGCCCCCGGGCCCCCGCCGCCGTCGTACTCGCCGGCCGCGGCCCCGTCGTCGCCGTCGAGGAGGCGGCGGGCTGGGCGGTCCGCTACGAGGCCTACGACGAACACACCGACGCGGGAGTGGAGTTACCCCCTCGGTCCCGCGTGCCGGCCACCCCGGACACCCCCTTCGACCTGGCCTCCCTCACCAAGCTCTTCACCACGGTGGCCGCCGTCCAGCAACTGGAGCGCGGCACCCTCGGCATCGACGCCGAGGTCGCCGCCTACCTCCCCGACTTCACGGCCGCCGCCGCACACGGCCTCACCGTCCGTCACCTCCTCACCCACACCTCCGGCCTGCGCCCCGAACTCCCGCTCCACGCCTGCCCGTCCCGGGAGGCCCGGCTGGCGATGCTGCGCTCCGAGGCCCCGACGGCACCACCCGGCACGGCGTACGCCTACTCCGACCTGAACCTCCTGCTCCTCCAGCACGTCCTGGAGCGCCTGACGGGCCGGGGCCTGGACGCCCTCGTCCGCGAGGGCATCACCCACCCTCTCGGCATGACGGCCACGGGCTTCGGCCCCTGCCCGGCCGCGGCGGCGACGGAGGACCAGCGCCGTCCCTGGGCCAAGGCCGACCGGGGCATGCTCCGGGGCGACGCCCACGACGAGAACGCGTGGTCCCTCGGCGGTGTCGCCGGCCACGCGGGCCTCTTCTCGACGGCCCGGGACCTGGCGGTGTTCTGCCGCACCCTGCTGGCCGGCGGCTCCTACGGCCCCGCCCGCATACTGGGCCCCGACTTCGTCGAGTTGATGCTGACCCCGCCCGGTCTGGGCTTCGCTCTGGACCAGCCCTGGTTCATGGGGGAGCTGGCGGGCCGGGGCGCGGCCGGCCACACGGGCTTCACGGGCACGTCGCTGGTCCTGGACCAGGCGACGGACACTTTCCTGATCCTGCTCACGAACGCGGTCCACCCCCGCCGCCGGGACCCGGTCAACGCGGCGAGGGCGGCGGCGGGGACGCGGGTGGCACGGGCGGTGCGCGGAATGTGA
- a CDS encoding site-2 protease family protein, which produces MSTDTAIRGQRVSPVFLGITAVMAVTGWAVWTDFASSPGVAVFLFVTTAWIVSLCLHEYAHARTALHSGDITIGAKGYLTLNPLAYTHALLSIVLPVLFVIMGGIGLPGGAVFIERGRIQGRWKHSLISAAGPLTNVLFAAVCTAPFWLGVTDGVPAAFLFALAFLAMLQVTAALLNFLPVPGLDGYGVIEPWLSYRIRRQVEPLAPFGLLLVFAVLWIPGVNVVFWDVIDTFMRGLGIEDQLSDCGYWLYRFWSEDSDVCLTLP; this is translated from the coding sequence ATGAGCACTGATACCGCCATCAGAGGACAGCGCGTCAGCCCGGTCTTTCTGGGGATCACAGCAGTCATGGCCGTCACTGGCTGGGCGGTGTGGACGGACTTCGCGTCGTCCCCGGGCGTCGCTGTTTTCCTCTTCGTGACCACAGCGTGGATCGTCTCGCTCTGCCTGCACGAGTACGCACACGCGCGCACGGCGCTGCACAGCGGCGACATCACGATCGGTGCCAAAGGGTACTTGACACTCAATCCGCTCGCCTACACTCACGCACTCCTCAGTATTGTCCTCCCAGTGCTCTTCGTGATCATGGGCGGAATCGGTCTGCCGGGTGGCGCGGTCTTCATCGAGCGGGGCCGTATCCAGGGCCGGTGGAAGCACAGCCTGATCTCGGCGGCGGGCCCGCTGACGAACGTCCTGTTCGCGGCCGTCTGCACCGCGCCCTTCTGGCTGGGCGTCACGGACGGCGTTCCGGCGGCCTTCCTGTTCGCCCTGGCCTTCCTCGCGATGCTCCAGGTCACGGCGGCCCTCCTGAACTTCCTGCCGGTTCCCGGCCTGGACGGCTACGGCGTCATCGAGCCCTGGCTGTCGTACCGGATCCGCCGCCAGGTGGAGCCGCTCGCGCCCTTCGGTCTGCTGCTGGTCTTCGCGGTGCTGTGGATCCCGGGGGTGAACGTCGTGTTCTGGGACGTGATCGACACGTTCATGCGGGGCCTGGGGATCGAGGACCAACTGTCCGACTGCGGCTACTGGCTCTACCGCTTCTGGAGCGAGGACAGTGACGTGTGCCTCACCCTGCCGTGA
- a CDS encoding PhzF family phenazine biosynthesis protein, with protein sequence MTDFDVLRVFCGPRGGYGNELGVVREGSVLPDRAERQEFAAKLGFSETVFVDDPERGVIDIYTPTLRLPFAGHPCVGAAWLLDVPELITPAGQVGVRLDGEFSWIEALPEWAPPRAFRQYASAAEVDDLRVPPPGEWIYAWAWEDEAAGRVRARAFPGRDDGIDEDEATGAAALQLTARLGRALNITQGAGSQLLTAPQPHGWVEVGGRVFLER encoded by the coding sequence GTGACTGACTTCGATGTGCTGCGGGTGTTCTGCGGACCCCGCGGCGGATACGGCAACGAACTGGGCGTCGTCCGCGAGGGCTCCGTGCTGCCCGACCGCGCCGAGCGCCAGGAGTTCGCCGCCAAACTCGGCTTCAGCGAGACCGTGTTCGTCGACGACCCCGAGCGCGGTGTCATCGACATCTACACCCCCACCCTGCGCCTGCCCTTCGCCGGCCACCCCTGCGTGGGCGCCGCCTGGCTCCTCGACGTTCCCGAACTGATCACCCCGGCCGGGCAGGTCGGGGTGCGGCTGGACGGGGAGTTCAGCTGGATCGAGGCCCTGCCGGAGTGGGCCCCGCCCCGCGCGTTCCGCCAGTACGCCTCCGCCGCCGAGGTCGACGACCTCCGCGTCCCGCCGCCCGGCGAGTGGATCTACGCCTGGGCGTGGGAGGACGAGGCCGCCGGCCGCGTCCGCGCCCGCGCCTTCCCCGGCCGCGACGACGGCATCGACGAGGACGAGGCCACGGGCGCGGCGGCCCTGCAACTGACGGCCCGGCTGGGCCGCGCCCTCAACATCACCCAGGGCGCGGGCTCCCAACTCCTGACGGCCCCGCAGCCGCATGGGTGGGTGGAGGTCGGGGGGCGTGTTTTCCTGGAGCGCTGA
- a CDS encoding DUF6243 family protein, which translates to MTRGGAGNMLGVGGARRKLGREALRGGNANGRVGGGLDPQAQKRELLRKLQEKRQQGRTAGARTTDTPSRT; encoded by the coding sequence ATGACCCGAGGTGGTGCAGGAAACATGCTGGGCGTGGGCGGCGCCCGCCGGAAACTCGGCCGCGAGGCCCTGCGCGGCGGCAACGCGAACGGCCGCGTCGGCGGCGGCCTCGACCCCCAGGCCCAGAAGCGGGAGCTGCTGCGCAAGCTCCAGGAGAAACGGCAGCAAGGGCGTACGGCCGGTGCCCGTACGACCGACACGCCCTCGCGAACCTGA
- a CDS encoding GNAT family N-acetyltransferase, with the protein MTTTPHLDEITPANLDAAVDIRVRPDQEHLVDPVVKSLAEAYVHPGVAWPRLIRDGERAVGFLMAFFDIDWTGDGTGTGIRSGLWRLNIAAGEQGRGYGRFAVESVAAEIRRRGGTRLHVTWHPGPAGPEAFYLGLGFRMTGETSGGQTVGVLDLTG; encoded by the coding sequence ATGACAACCACCCCGCACCTGGACGAGATAACCCCGGCCAACCTCGACGCCGCGGTCGACATCCGCGTCCGCCCCGACCAGGAACACCTGGTGGACCCGGTCGTGAAGTCCCTCGCCGAGGCCTACGTCCACCCCGGCGTCGCCTGGCCCCGGCTCATCCGGGACGGCGAGCGGGCCGTCGGGTTCCTGATGGCCTTCTTCGACATCGACTGGACGGGCGACGGCACAGGCACCGGCATCCGCTCCGGTCTCTGGCGGCTCAACATCGCCGCCGGCGAACAGGGGCGGGGCTACGGCCGTTTCGCCGTCGAGTCCGTGGCCGCGGAGATCCGCCGTCGCGGCGGCACCCGGCTCCACGTCACCTGGCACCCCGGCCCCGCCGGCCCGGAGGCCTTCTACCTCGGCCTCGGCTTCCGCATGACCGGAGAGACCAGCGGGGGCCAGACGGTGGGCGTGCTGGACCTGACCGGATGA
- a CDS encoding bifunctional DNA primase/polymerase: MSATFGGRSGRQGKISEWLRARRTSRPLDGTPDAVGREELLLAAAAAGLPLAPAAYPSDYRCSCDRVGCPTPARHPVSFAWQTQSTTDRAQIERWARHQPQANFITATGMVHDVLDVPLAAGQEALERLLASGIEVGPVAEVESESDDGRLLFFTLTRGTPEDEDEWWPCELDCHPETMDEHPGLRWHCRGSYALVPPARLPGDLAVHWVRGPEHPLPDPLTLLEILTDACSRHVGEGPDHTDAAWPLRG; the protein is encoded by the coding sequence ATGAGCGCGACGTTCGGCGGCCGGAGCGGTCGGCAGGGCAAGATCTCCGAGTGGCTGCGCGCCCGTCGCACGAGCCGCCCGCTCGACGGGACCCCCGACGCCGTCGGCCGTGAGGAGCTGCTGCTCGCCGCCGCCGCTGCCGGACTCCCGCTCGCGCCCGCCGCGTACCCTTCGGACTACCGGTGTTCCTGCGACCGCGTCGGCTGCCCCACCCCCGCCCGGCACCCGGTGTCGTTCGCCTGGCAGACGCAGTCCACCACCGACCGCGCCCAGATCGAGCGATGGGCCCGGCACCAGCCGCAGGCCAACTTCATCACCGCGACCGGCATGGTCCACGACGTGCTCGACGTGCCGCTCGCCGCCGGGCAGGAGGCTCTGGAACGGCTGCTCGCCTCCGGGATCGAGGTGGGTCCCGTCGCCGAGGTCGAGTCCGAGTCCGACGACGGACGGCTCCTCTTCTTCACCCTCACCCGGGGCACACCCGAGGACGAGGACGAGTGGTGGCCCTGCGAGCTGGACTGCCATCCGGAGACCATGGACGAGCATCCCGGGCTGCGCTGGCACTGCCGGGGGTCCTACGCCCTCGTACCGCCGGCCCGACTCCCAGGTGACCTCGCCGTGCACTGGGTACGCGGCCCCGAGCACCCGCTCCCGGACCCGCTGACCCTGCTGGAGATCCTCACCGACGCCTGCTCACGCCACGTGGGCGAGGGGCCGGACCACACGGACGCGGCCTGGCCCCTGCGCGGCTGA
- the map gene encoding type I methionyl aminopeptidase, with protein sequence MSGQSLLAPGKLSPTRTVPGNIRRPEYVGKPAPTPYTGPEVQTPETIEAMRIAGRIAARAMAEAARHIAPGVATDELDRVAHEYMCDHGAYPSTLGYRGFPKSLCTSVNEVICHGIPDSTVLRDGDIVNLDVTAYIGGVHGDNNATYLVGNVDDESRLLVERTRESLARAIKAVKPGRQINIIGRVIESYAKRFGYGVVRDFTGHGINSSFHSGLIVPHYDSPHATTVIQTGMTFTIEPMLTLGSYDYDMWDDGWTVVTKDRKRTAQFEHTLVVTESGAEILTLP encoded by the coding sequence ATGTCTGGCCAGTCGCTGCTCGCACCGGGGAAGCTCTCCCCCACCCGCACCGTCCCGGGAAACATCCGTCGACCCGAGTACGTGGGCAAGCCCGCCCCGACTCCGTACACCGGGCCGGAGGTGCAGACACCCGAGACGATCGAGGCGATGCGGATCGCCGGCCGGATCGCGGCGCGGGCGATGGCCGAGGCGGCCAGGCACATCGCTCCCGGGGTCGCCACGGACGAGCTGGACCGGGTCGCGCACGAGTACATGTGCGACCACGGGGCCTACCCGTCGACGCTCGGCTACCGGGGGTTCCCCAAGTCGCTGTGCACCTCGGTCAACGAGGTCATCTGCCACGGCATCCCGGACTCGACCGTGCTGCGCGACGGCGACATCGTCAACCTGGACGTGACGGCGTACATCGGCGGCGTCCACGGTGACAACAACGCCACCTACCTGGTGGGGAACGTGGACGACGAGTCGAGGCTTCTCGTCGAGCGGACCCGGGAGTCCCTCGCCCGTGCCATCAAGGCCGTCAAGCCCGGCCGGCAGATCAACATCATCGGGCGGGTCATCGAGTCGTACGCGAAGCGGTTCGGGTACGGGGTCGTGCGGGACTTCACGGGGCACGGGATCAACTCGTCGTTCCACTCGGGGCTGATCGTCCCGCACTACGACTCCCCGCACGCCACGACGGTGATCCAGACCGGGATGACGTTCACGATCGAACCGATGCTCACACTCGGGTCGTACGACTACGACATGTGGGACGACGGCTGGACGGTCGTGACGAAGGACCGCAAGCGCACCGCCCAGTTCGAGCACACGCTGGTGGTCACGGAGAGCGGCGCGGAGATCCTCACGCTGCCGTAG